From one Streptomyces sp. ICC1 genomic stretch:
- a CDS encoding serine hydrolase: protein MRTLRALTAAGAAALLATTGTAAAAPGPPPAPKPQISDAQVEAAVRHLDATVEDLMRRTGVPGVSVAVVHDDRVLHLKGFGLRRVGEKDAVGPDTVFQIASLSKPVSSTVVAGVLKDPADFDRHAELPGFALKDPWVTGHVSTADLFSHRSGLPDHAGDLLEDLGYDQPYILDHLRLEPLSAFRASYAYTNFGFTAAAEAVAKAHGTSWQKLADDTLFKPAGMTRTSTEFAAFDKAPDHAATHVRNPDGTWSPRFVRDPDAQAPAGGVSSTARDMSRWLRLQLAGGTLDGKRIVPADTLARTHLPEIVSQPVNATGSTDFYGLGWNVSYDSAGRVRLSHSGAFDLGANTNVTMLPREKLGIVVLTNGAPIGVADTVALDFFDFAEHGKNTTDWFPLVSALYAQLDDQGRSPTDYARPPAAAKAARADSAYTGTYDNPFYGKAAVTADRDGALTLALGPGPQRYPLTHYDGDVFSFETAGENAVGRTGVTFADGTLRVEYLDADHLGTFTRQ from the coding sequence ATGCGTACGCTCCGCGCGCTGACGGCGGCCGGAGCAGCCGCCCTCCTGGCGACCACCGGGACGGCAGCGGCCGCGCCCGGTCCGCCGCCCGCGCCGAAACCCCAGATCAGCGACGCGCAGGTCGAAGCGGCCGTGCGCCACCTCGACGCAACCGTCGAGGACCTCATGCGCCGCACCGGTGTCCCGGGCGTCTCCGTCGCCGTCGTCCACGACGACCGCGTACTGCACCTCAAGGGCTTCGGCCTGCGCCGGGTCGGCGAGAAGGACGCCGTGGGCCCGGACACCGTCTTCCAGATCGCCTCCCTCTCCAAACCGGTCTCCTCCACCGTCGTCGCCGGCGTCCTCAAGGACCCCGCCGACTTCGACCGGCACGCCGAGCTGCCCGGCTTCGCGCTGAAGGACCCCTGGGTCACCGGCCACGTCTCCACCGCCGACCTCTTCTCGCACCGCAGCGGCCTGCCCGACCACGCCGGCGACCTGCTCGAAGACCTCGGCTACGACCAGCCGTACATCCTCGACCACCTGCGCCTGGAGCCGCTGAGCGCGTTCCGCGCGAGCTACGCCTACACCAACTTCGGCTTCACCGCCGCCGCCGAGGCCGTCGCGAAGGCCCACGGCACCAGCTGGCAGAAGCTCGCCGACGACACCCTCTTCAAGCCGGCCGGCATGACGCGCACGAGCACCGAGTTCGCCGCCTTCGACAAGGCGCCCGACCACGCCGCCACCCACGTGCGCAACCCCGACGGCACCTGGAGCCCCCGCTTCGTCCGCGATCCGGACGCCCAGGCACCGGCCGGCGGGGTCAGCTCCACCGCCCGCGACATGTCCCGCTGGCTGCGGCTCCAGCTGGCCGGCGGCACGCTCGACGGCAAGCGCATCGTCCCCGCCGACACCCTCGCCCGCACCCACCTCCCCGAGATCGTGTCGCAGCCTGTGAACGCCACGGGCTCGACCGACTTCTACGGACTGGGCTGGAACGTCTCCTACGACTCCGCGGGCCGGGTCCGCCTGAGCCACTCCGGGGCCTTCGACCTCGGCGCCAACACCAACGTCACCATGCTCCCCCGGGAGAAGCTCGGCATCGTCGTCCTGACCAACGGCGCCCCCATCGGCGTCGCCGACACGGTGGCCCTGGACTTCTTCGACTTCGCCGAGCACGGCAAGAACACCACCGACTGGTTCCCGCTGGTCTCGGCCCTCTACGCGCAGCTCGACGACCAGGGCCGCTCCCCCACCGACTACGCGCGCCCGCCCGCCGCCGCCAAGGCGGCCCGGGCCGACTCCGCGTACACGGGGACGTACGACAACCCGTTCTACGGCAAGGCCGCCGTCACCGCGGACCGCGACGGCGCCCTGACCCTCGCGCTCGGGCCCGGACCCCAGCGCTACCCGCTCACCCACTACGACGGAGACGTCTTCAGCTTCGAGACGGCCGGCGAGAACGCCGTCGGGCGCACCGGGGTCACCTTCGCCGACGGCACCCTGCGCGTCGAGTACCTGGACGCCGACCACCTGGGGACCTTCACCCGGCAGTAG
- a CDS encoding YfhO family protein yields MGHSVLPIWIEAGPPWVRPWRTPPRVTVRSGPYASPNPAGSVYAHQEDVLGATVYQVPPVTRGGSAEEQTYAARCAPGSAAFWYSPALYGTLASGGTERPLEDRMAGVLPLGEVPASGVLDVTVRTRTQNATAGEHPVGCLDRAALDRAVGRLTATGATDVAAGGHTIGATLPKGSAGTAVFAMTDVPGWQCTAGGKTAAPVPFHGLVSVPLPPGADRVSCSFTPKGLAPGLAGAALSLLALASATVASLRRRRVRT; encoded by the coding sequence TTGGGCCATTCAGTGTTGCCGATCTGGATCGAGGCCGGTCCGCCCTGGGTGAGGCCGTGGCGGACGCCGCCGAGGGTCACCGTCCGCTCCGGCCCCTACGCCTCCCCCAACCCGGCCGGCAGCGTCTACGCCCACCAGGAGGACGTGCTCGGCGCCACCGTCTACCAGGTCCCGCCGGTCACCCGGGGCGGCAGCGCCGAGGAGCAGACCTACGCCGCCCGGTGCGCCCCCGGCTCCGCGGCCTTCTGGTACTCCCCCGCGCTCTACGGCACCCTCGCCTCGGGCGGCACCGAGCGGCCGCTGGAGGACCGGATGGCCGGCGTCCTACCCCTCGGCGAGGTCCCGGCGTCGGGCGTGCTCGACGTGACCGTGCGGACCCGTACGCAGAACGCCACCGCCGGCGAGCACCCCGTCGGCTGCCTGGACCGGGCCGCCCTCGACCGGGCCGTCGGCCGGCTCACCGCCACGGGTGCCACCGACGTCGCCGCGGGCGGCCACACCATCGGGGCCACCCTCCCGAAGGGCTCGGCCGGCACCGCGGTCTTCGCGATGACCGACGTCCCCGGCTGGCAGTGCACCGCGGGCGGGAAGACCGCCGCCCCGGTCCCCTTCCACGGCCTGGTCTCGGTCCCCCTGCCCCCCGGCGCGGACCGGGTCTCCTGCTCCTTCACCCCGAAGGGCCTGGCCCCGGGCCTGGCGGGCGCCGCGCTCTCCCTCCTGGCCCTGGCCTCGGCCACGGTCGCCTCCCTGCGCCGCCGCCGCGTCCGGACCTGA
- a CDS encoding DNA-directed RNA polymerase subunit beta' has product MLDVNFFDELRIGLATADDIRTWSHGEVKKPETINYRTLKPEKDGLFCEKIFGPTRDWECYCGKYKRVRFKGIICERCGVEVTRAKVRRERMGHIELAAPVTHIWYFKGVPSRLGYLLDLAPKDLEKVIYFAAYMITFVDDERRTRDLPSLEAHVSVERQQIENRRDADLEGRAKKLETDLAELEAEGAKADVRRKVREGAEREMKQLRDRAQREIDRLDEVWARFKNLKVQDLEGDELLYRELRDRFGTYFDGCMGAAALQKRLESFDLDEEAERLREIIRTGKGQKKTRALKRLKVVSAFLQTSNKPKGMVLDCVPVIPPDLRPMVQLDGGRFATSDLNDLYRRVINRNNRLKRLLDLGAPEIIVNNEKRMLQEAVDALFDNGRRGRPVTGPGNRPLKSLSDMLKGKQGRFRQNLLGKRVDYSARSVIVVGPQLKLHQCGLPKAMALELFKPFVMKRLVDLNHAQNIKSAKRMVERGRTVVYDVLEEVIAEHPVLLNRAPTLHRLGIQAFEPQLVEGKAIQIHPLVCTAFNADFDGDQMAVHLPLSAEAQAEARILMLSSNNILKPADGRPVTMPTQDMVLGLFFLTTDGELRDVKGEGRAFGSTAEATMAFDNGELALQSAVDIRFPVGTIPPRGWVPPVAEEGEQEFQQGDQFRLRTTLGRALFNELLPEDYPFVDYSVGKKQLSEIVNDLAERYPKVIVAATLDNLKAAGFHWATRSGVTVAISDVVVPEAKKAIVKGYEELDEKVQKQYERGLITKDERTQELIAIWTKATNEVAEAMNANFPKTNPIFMMVDSGARGNMMQMRQIAGMRGLVSNAKNETIPRPIKASFREGLTVLEYFISTHGARKGLADTALRTADSGYLTRRLVDVSQDVIIREEDCGTERGLKLKIAVRGEDGALRKSDDVETSIYARMLAEDVVIDGKVIAPANVDLGDVLIDALVANGVEEVKTRSVLTCESAVGTCAFCYGRSLATGKLVDIGEAVGIIAAQSIGEPGTQLTMRTFHTGGVAGDDITQGLPRVVELFEARTPKGVAPISEAAGRVRIEETEKTKKIVIMPDDGSEETAFPISKRAKVIVGEGDHVEVGQKLTMGATNPHDVLRILGQRAVQVHLVGEVQKVYNSQGVSIHDKHIEIIIRQMLRRVTIIESGDAELLPGELVERSKFETENRRVVTEGGHPASGRPQLMGITKASLATESWLSAASFQETTRVLTDAAINAKSDSLIGLKENVIIGKLIPAGTGLARYRNIRVEPTEEAKAAMYSAVGYDDIDYSPFGTGSGQAVPLEDYDYGPYNG; this is encoded by the coding sequence AAGCCGGAGACCATCAACTACCGCACGCTCAAGCCCGAGAAGGACGGACTCTTCTGCGAGAAGATCTTCGGTCCGACCCGGGACTGGGAGTGCTACTGCGGCAAGTACAAGCGTGTCCGCTTCAAGGGCATCATCTGTGAGCGTTGTGGCGTCGAAGTCACGCGCGCCAAGGTGCGCCGCGAGCGGATGGGCCACATCGAGCTTGCCGCTCCCGTCACCCACATCTGGTACTTCAAGGGCGTCCCGTCGCGCCTCGGATACCTGCTGGACCTCGCGCCGAAGGACCTCGAGAAGGTCATCTACTTCGCCGCGTACATGATCACGTTCGTGGACGACGAGCGCCGCACCCGCGACCTCCCGTCCCTGGAGGCGCACGTCTCCGTCGAGCGCCAGCAGATCGAGAACCGCCGCGACGCGGACCTCGAAGGCCGTGCCAAGAAGCTCGAGACCGACCTGGCCGAGCTTGAGGCCGAGGGCGCGAAGGCCGACGTACGCCGCAAGGTGCGCGAAGGTGCCGAGCGCGAGATGAAGCAGCTCCGTGACCGCGCCCAGCGCGAGATCGACCGCCTCGACGAGGTGTGGGCCCGCTTCAAGAACCTCAAGGTCCAGGACCTCGAGGGCGACGAGCTGCTCTACCGCGAGCTGCGTGACCGCTTCGGCACGTACTTCGACGGCTGCATGGGCGCCGCCGCGCTGCAGAAGCGCCTGGAGTCCTTCGACCTCGACGAAGAGGCCGAGCGCCTCCGCGAGATCATCCGTACCGGCAAGGGCCAGAAGAAGACCCGTGCGCTCAAGCGCCTCAAGGTCGTCTCCGCGTTCCTGCAGACCAGCAACAAGCCCAAGGGCATGGTTCTGGACTGCGTGCCGGTGATCCCGCCGGACCTGCGTCCGATGGTGCAGCTGGACGGTGGCCGCTTCGCGACCTCCGACCTGAACGACCTGTACCGCCGCGTGATCAACCGCAACAACCGCCTGAAGCGCCTTCTCGACCTCGGTGCCCCCGAGATCATCGTGAACAACGAGAAGCGCATGCTCCAGGAGGCCGTGGACGCCCTCTTCGACAACGGTCGTCGTGGTCGTCCGGTGACCGGTCCCGGCAACCGTCCCCTGAAGTCCCTCAGCGACATGCTGAAGGGCAAGCAGGGTCGATTCCGCCAGAACCTCCTCGGCAAGCGCGTGGACTACTCCGCGCGTTCCGTGATCGTCGTCGGCCCGCAGCTGAAGCTGCACCAGTGCGGTCTGCCCAAGGCCATGGCGCTGGAGCTCTTCAAGCCGTTCGTGATGAAGCGCCTGGTGGACCTGAACCACGCGCAGAACATCAAGTCGGCGAAGCGCATGGTCGAGCGCGGCCGCACGGTCGTCTACGACGTGCTCGAAGAGGTCATCGCCGAGCACCCGGTTCTCCTGAACCGTGCGCCCACGCTGCACCGCCTCGGCATCCAGGCCTTCGAGCCCCAGCTGGTCGAAGGCAAGGCCATCCAGATCCACCCGCTCGTCTGCACCGCGTTCAACGCGGACTTCGACGGTGACCAGATGGCCGTGCACCTGCCGCTTTCGGCAGAGGCGCAGGCCGAGGCCCGCATCCTGATGCTGTCCTCGAACAACATCCTGAAGCCGGCAGACGGTCGTCCCGTCACCATGCCGACCCAGGACATGGTGCTGGGTCTGTTCTTCCTCACCACCGACGGCGAGCTCCGTGACGTCAAGGGCGAGGGCCGCGCGTTCGGCTCCACGGCCGAGGCGACCATGGCGTTCGACAACGGTGAGCTCGCGCTCCAGTCGGCCGTCGACATCCGCTTCCCGGTGGGCACCATCCCGCCGCGCGGCTGGGTGCCCCCGGTCGCCGAAGAGGGCGAGCAGGAGTTCCAGCAGGGCGACCAGTTCCGGCTGCGCACCACCCTGGGCCGCGCGCTCTTCAACGAGCTGCTGCCCGAGGACTACCCGTTCGTCGACTACTCGGTGGGCAAGAAGCAGCTCTCCGAGATCGTCAACGACCTGGCGGAGCGCTACCCCAAGGTGATCGTGGCGGCGACGCTCGACAACCTGAAGGCGGCCGGCTTCCACTGGGCGACCCGTTCGGGCGTCACCGTGGCCATCTCCGACGTCGTCGTGCCCGAGGCCAAGAAGGCCATCGTCAAGGGCTACGAGGAGCTGGACGAGAAGGTCCAGAAGCAGTACGAGCGCGGTCTGATCACCAAGGACGAGCGCACGCAGGAGCTCATCGCGATCTGGACCAAGGCGACCAACGAGGTTGCCGAGGCGATGAACGCGAACTTCCCCAAGACGAACCCCATCTTCATGATGGTTGACTCGGGTGCCCGAGGAAACATGATGCAGATGCGACAGATCGCCGGTATGCGTGGTCTGGTGTCGAACGCGAAGAACGAGACCATCCCGCGTCCGATCAAGGCGTCCTTCCGTGAGGGCCTCACCGTTCTGGAGTACTTCATCTCCACGCACGGTGCCCGTAAGGGTCTGGCGGACACCGCCCTGCGTACCGCCGACTCGGGTTACCTCACCCGTCGTCTGGTGGACGTCTCGCAGGACGTCATCATCCGCGAGGAGGACTGCGGCACCGAGCGCGGTCTGAAGCTGAAGATCGCCGTTCGCGGCGAGGACGGCGCGCTGCGCAAGTCCGACGACGTCGAGACCTCGATCTACGCCCGCATGCTGGCCGAGGACGTCGTCATCGACGGCAAGGTCATCGCGCCGGCCAACGTCGACCTCGGTGACGTCCTGATCGACGCCCTGGTCGCCAACGGCGTCGAGGAGGTCAAGACCCGCTCGGTCCTGACCTGTGAGTCCGCGGTCGGCACCTGTGCCTTCTGCTACGGACGCTCGCTCGCCACCGGCAAGCTGGTCGACATCGGTGAGGCGGTCGGCATCATCGCCGCCCAGTCCATCGGTGAGCCCGGTACCCAGCTGACGATGCGTACCTTCCACACCGGTGGTGTGGCCGGTGACGACATCACGCAGGGTCTGCCGCGTGTCGTCGAGCTCTTCGAGGCCCGTACCCCGAAGGGTGTCGCCCCGATCTCCGAGGCCGCCGGCCGCGTGCGGATCGAGGAGACCGAGAAGACGAAGAAGATCGTCATCATGCCCGACGACGGCAGCGAGGAGACGGCCTTCCCGATCTCCAAGCGCGCCAAGGTCATCGTCGGCGAGGGCGACCACGTCGAGGTCGGCCAGAAGCTGACCATGGGTGCCACCAACCCGCACGACGTGCTGCGCATCCTCGGCCAGCGTGCGGTCCAGGTCCACCTGGTCGGCGAAGTCCAGAAGGTCTACAACTCGCAGGGCGTGTCGATCCACGACAAGCACATCGAGATCATCATCCGGCAGATGCTGCGCCGCGTGACGATCATCGAGTCCGGCGACGCGGAGCTCCTGCCGGGCGAGCTCGTCGAGCGGTCGAAGTTCGAGACCGAGAACCGTCGTGTGGTCACCGAGGGCGGTCACCCCGCCTCCGGCCGTCCGCAGCTGATGGGTATCACCAAGGCCTCGCTCGCGACCGAGTCGTGGCTGTCGGCGGCGTCCTTCCAGGAGACGACCAGGGTTCTGACGGACGCGGCGATCAACGCCAAGTCCGACTCCCTGATCGGCCTCAAGGAGAACGTCATCATCGGTAAGCTCATCCCGGCCGGTACGGGCCTCGCCCGCTACCGCAACATCCGGGTCGAGCCGACCGAGGAAGCCAAGGCCGCGATGTACTCGGCCGTCGGCTACGACGACATCGACTACTCGCCCTTCGGCACCGGCTCCGGCCAGGCTGTTCCGCTGGAGGACTACGACTACGGCCCCTACAACGGCTGA